Sequence from the Exiguobacterium aurantiacum genome:
CCCGGACTATAACGTCATGCCTGGCGTCTTGATCGTCGAAGCGCTCGCGCAAGTAGGCGCGTTCGCGATGCTCAAGCAAGAGTCGAACCGCGGCAAGCTCGCGTTCTTCGCAGGCATCGACGGATGTCGCTTCAAACGTCAAGTCGTCCCGGGCGATCAATTGCGCCTCGAGGTCGAGATTTTGAAAGTGCGCGGACCGATCGGTAAAGGACGCGCCGTGGCGACAGTCGATGGAGAAGTTGCTTGTGAAGCGGAACTCACTTTCGCCTTGAAGTGAGGAGAGAACGTGATGCGCGTATTGGTGATTGCCTTGATTCTCGGATTGGCGACCATCGTCGGTTGCCAACAAGTGCAAGATGACCAGGTTGAAGAGAACGTCGTGTTCGAACAGGACGTCGATGATGCGATGATCGACAAACGGGCCGGCCAATCGGAATCGATTGCCGTCTCGCTCGAGCGGACGAACAGCTCGACGATGCTGTTCACGATCCGGATGCTCGAAGACCGTCGCCTCGACCCGACGACAATCATCAGTTATGAGGTTGACGGCGTCCGTGTCCCGATCCCGTTCGGAGAACTTGTCGCCGAACGCGAAGGAGACGTTCGAACTTACGTCTATCAAGCGGATTTGAACCCTGACTTATTCGTCACCGAGACGCTTCCACTTTTCCATATCGGAGAAGAAGGCGAGGCCGAAGTGTCGATGCCGCTCGAGGTTGTGAATTCGACAAATGAATGAACGAACGGATGATTTTTGTCGAAAATCATCCGTTTTTTTGTGTATTCATCCCTTCATTCGTCCGATACATACAGTAAGGACGATTGGAGGGAATCATATGAAACGTAACAAACCACAGTCGCTGCAGACCCGGATTTTGGCGATGATGCTGGCGTTCATCACGCTACTCATCGTCACGTTTGGCGTGTTGCAGTACGTCAGCACGAAACATACAGTGCAGAGCTCGATGCAAGCCGTCCTGTTGGCGGACGGGGCCCGGATCAGCGAGGCGATCGACGCGGAGGCGTACGCGGCCTTCATGCAAAACCCGACGAAAGATGAACGGTTCGAGCAGTTTCGGGAACAGCTCGACACGTATCGCATGCAAATCGGGGCGATGTACGTCTATACGCTCGCAGCTGACGGGGACGAACTTCAAATCATCGTCGACGGCATGAGCGCGGTAGACGCGGTCGATATCGGGACCCCGACGACGGCTACGTCGTTCGAAGATGCCAAAGCGGCGTTTGAAGGCGGGACCGTCACGACGCCGATCGTCGAAGATCCGGAATACGGGGACTATATGACCGTGCTCGTCCCAATCAAACAAGGCGGGGATGTGATTGGTATCCTTGGAATCGACAAAGGGGCGAGCGACGTCGCCGCGGTGACGGAAGACGTATTGCAAGAGAGCTTGCCGCCGATTCTCGTCGGTCTTGTCATCTTGCTCGGGGTCGCCTCGGTCATCATTTGGCGTTATCTCGGTTGGAAGCTTCGACCGCTCCGTGAGCTCGAACGCGTCGCGACTCATATCGCGAGCGGCGACTTGGCGACAGCGGCCAGAGAGATGGACAA
This genomic interval carries:
- the fabZ gene encoding 3-hydroxyacyl-ACP dehydratase FabZ, yielding MYTIEQIKEVIPHRYPFLLIDRILEVEEGKRAVGLKNVTANEEFFNGHFPDYNVMPGVLIVEALAQVGAFAMLKQESNRGKLAFFAGIDGCRFKRQVVPGDQLRLEVEILKVRGPIGKGRAVATVDGEVACEAELTFALK